A genomic stretch from Flavobacterium nitratireducens includes:
- the fumC gene encoding class II fumarate hydratase, with protein sequence MQYRIEKDTMGEVKVPADKYWGAQTERSRNNFKIGPSAAMPTAIIIGFAYLKKAAAFANCDLGVLSIDKRDAIASVCDEILEGKLEDQFPLVIWQTGSGTQSNMNVNEVIANRSQILKGLKIGEDASFIKANDDVNKSQSSNDTFPTAMHIAAYKTLVEKTIPGVEQLRDTLDLKSKAFKDVVKIGRTHLMDATPITLGQELSGYVAQLSHGLKALKNTLPHLSELALGGTAVGTGLNTPKGYNTKAAEYISLFTGLPFVTATNKFEALAAHDAMVESHGALKQLAVSLNKIANDIRMLASGPRSGIGEILIPENEPGSSIMPGKVNPTQCEALTMVCAQIMGNDVAISIGGMQGHYELNVFKPMIAANFLQSANLLGDACASFDEHCAQGIEPNYKRIKELLDNSLMLVTALNTKIGYYKAAEIAQTAHKNGTNLKEEAIRLGYITAEDFDNWVKPEEMV encoded by the coding sequence ATGCAATACCGAATAGAAAAAGACACCATGGGAGAAGTTAAAGTTCCTGCTGACAAATATTGGGGCGCACAAACCGAACGTTCCCGAAATAATTTCAAAATTGGTCCTTCGGCTGCAATGCCTACAGCAATTATTATTGGTTTTGCTTATTTAAAAAAAGCAGCTGCTTTCGCTAATTGTGATTTAGGTGTTTTAAGTATTGATAAAAGAGATGCTATTGCGAGCGTTTGTGATGAAATTTTAGAAGGAAAGTTAGAAGATCAATTCCCTTTAGTGATTTGGCAAACGGGCTCCGGAACACAAAGCAATATGAATGTCAATGAAGTCATTGCTAACAGATCACAAATTTTAAAAGGATTGAAAATTGGCGAAGACGCCTCTTTTATAAAAGCCAATGATGATGTGAACAAATCACAATCTTCTAATGACACCTTCCCTACTGCAATGCACATTGCTGCATATAAAACCCTTGTTGAAAAGACAATTCCTGGAGTTGAACAATTACGAGATACATTAGATTTGAAATCGAAAGCATTTAAAGATGTAGTAAAAATTGGCCGAACTCATCTAATGGATGCTACACCAATCACTTTAGGTCAAGAACTATCAGGATATGTAGCTCAACTCAGCCACGGATTGAAAGCATTAAAAAACACACTTCCTCATTTGTCGGAATTGGCTTTAGGAGGAACCGCCGTAGGAACCGGACTAAACACACCAAAAGGCTATAACACAAAAGCAGCCGAATATATTTCCCTATTTACTGGGCTTCCATTTGTAACTGCAACCAATAAATTTGAAGCCTTAGCGGCACATGATGCGATGGTAGAATCACACGGCGCTTTGAAACAATTAGCTGTTTCTTTGAACAAAATTGCCAATGATATCAGAATGCTTGCATCAGGACCACGATCAGGAATTGGTGAAATTCTAATTCCTGAAAACGAACCCGGTTCATCCATCATGCCTGGAAAAGTCAATCCTACTCAATGCGAAGCATTAACTATGGTTTGTGCTCAAATTATGGGAAATGATGTGGCAATAAGTATCGGAGGTATGCAAGGACATTACGAACTGAATGTTTTTAAACCCATGATAGCAGCCAACTTTCTACAATCGGCAAACTTGTTAGGAGATGCCTGTGCCTCATTCGATGAACATTGTGCTCAAGGCATCGAACCCAATTACAAACGTATCAAAGAATTATTGGACAATTCGTTAATGTTGGTTACCGCATTGAATACTAAAATTGGATATTACAAAGCTGCCGAAATTGCTCAAACGGCTCATAAAAACGGCACTAATCTCAAGGAAGAAGCTATCCGTTTGGGCTATATAACTGCTGAGGATTTTGATAATTGGGTAAAACCAGAAGAGATGGTGTGA
- a CDS encoding NAD(P)-dependent oxidoreductase codes for MKFGILQERKIPADRRVVFSPKELIKLQSLYPELSIKVESSPIRVFSDLEYQNEGIVVSDDVSDCDVLIGVKEVPAAHLIPNKTYFFFSHTIKKQPYNRGLLQALLAKNIDFYDHETLVDVQNNRLIGFGRYAGMVGTYNSIRAFGIKFELFKLPKAETLSGKEDLIRYLKRVVLPPIKFVVTGKGKVGAGVKEILDAIKVKSVKVENFLTKNYTQSVYTQIDVLDYNQRKDGAVLDNNDFFKNPKDYESNFERFTKVSDIVITGHFHANESPAILTQEMLKAKDCKIKVVGDISCDINGPVACTLRSSTIDEPFYGYLPSENKEVDIFHPAAIVVMAVDNLPCELPKDASEGFGQMFIEKVIPAFFDGDKDGILERAKITENGKLTARFSYLQDFVDNKYV; via the coding sequence ATGAAATTTGGAATACTACAAGAAAGAAAAATCCCTGCTGACAGACGTGTTGTTTTTTCTCCTAAAGAGCTAATAAAATTACAATCGCTTTATCCTGAATTAAGTATAAAGGTAGAAAGTTCTCCAATTCGAGTTTTCTCTGATTTGGAATATCAAAATGAAGGGATCGTTGTTAGTGATGATGTTTCTGATTGTGACGTTTTAATTGGAGTAAAAGAAGTTCCTGCAGCGCATTTGATTCCAAATAAAACTTATTTCTTTTTTTCACACACTATTAAAAAGCAGCCTTATAATAGAGGTTTACTTCAAGCTTTATTGGCTAAAAATATTGATTTTTATGACCATGAAACCCTTGTAGATGTTCAAAATAACCGTTTAATTGGTTTTGGTCGTTATGCAGGAATGGTAGGAACTTATAATAGTATTCGTGCATTTGGAATTAAATTTGAGTTATTCAAATTGCCTAAAGCCGAAACACTTTCAGGAAAGGAAGATTTAATTCGCTATTTAAAACGAGTGGTACTTCCACCGATTAAATTTGTGGTGACGGGAAAAGGAAAAGTAGGCGCTGGTGTCAAAGAAATTTTGGATGCTATTAAGGTGAAATCGGTAAAGGTTGAGAATTTCTTGACTAAAAATTATACACAATCGGTATATACGCAAATCGATGTTTTGGATTACAATCAAAGAAAAGACGGAGCAGTTTTGGATAATAACGATTTCTTTAAAAATCCTAAGGATTACGAAAGTAATTTTGAACGATTTACCAAAGTTTCGGATATAGTAATTACAGGTCATTTTCATGCCAATGAATCTCCTGCGATTTTAACGCAAGAGATGTTAAAGGCTAAAGATTGTAAAATAAAAGTAGTAGGCGATATCTCTTGTGATATCAACGGTCCTGTTGCCTGTACTTTGCGTTCCTCTACTATTGATGAACCTTTTTATGGTTATTTACCTTCAGAAAACAAAGAAGTTGATATCTTTCATCCTGCTGCTATTGTGGTGATGGCAGTCGATAATTTACCTTGCGAATTACCTAAAGATGCCAGTGAAGGTTTTGGTCAAATGTTCATCGAAAAAGTAATCCCTGCTTTTTTTGATGGCGATAAAGATGGAATTCTAGAAAGAGCCAAAATCACTGAAAATGGTAAATTGACAGCTAGGTTTTCGTATTTGCAAGATTTTGTAGATAATAAATATGTCTAA